The Phreatobacter oligotrophus genome includes a region encoding these proteins:
- a CDS encoding MFS transporter, with protein sequence MTMATAAGAPVTPRPMTAEERKVILASSLGTVFEWYDFYLYGSLAVMIGAQFFAPFDANTRAIFALLAFAAGFLVRPFGALVFGRLGDLVGRKYTFLVTILIMGASTFLVGLLPSYATIGWIAPVILIILRMLQGLALGGEYGGAAVYVAEHAPVGRRGFYTAWIQTTATIGLLLSLLVILSIRVYLGEAEFAAWGWRVPFLLSIFLLAISVWIRLQMNESPAFQKMKAEGTGSKAPLSEAFGQWKNAKIALLALFGLTAGQAVVWYTGQFYALFFLQSILKVDLFTSNVLIAWSLILGTGFFIVFGSLSDRIGRKPIIMAGCLIAAVTFFPLFAALTKAANPALHRAHEQVKVVLTADPAGCGNVFNPVGTRVFTAPCDVARVGLANQAIKYDLVNGPAGSGASVTVNGTAVPIDAQYVANLTRATQAAGYPAPNNPEIIKVNGFFAALGSGTALWIIGILTILVIYVTMVYGPIAAALVELFPTRIRYTAMSLPYHIGNGWFGGLLPATSFAMVAATGDIYYGLWYPIVIALMTFVIGVLFVPETKDRDIFTYDH encoded by the coding sequence ATGACCATGGCCACGGCTGCGGGCGCGCCGGTAACCCCGCGTCCCATGACTGCTGAGGAGCGGAAGGTCATTCTCGCATCCTCGCTCGGTACCGTCTTCGAATGGTACGATTTCTACCTCTACGGCTCCCTGGCCGTGATGATCGGCGCGCAGTTCTTCGCGCCCTTCGACGCCAATACGCGCGCCATCTTCGCGCTGCTGGCCTTCGCCGCCGGCTTCCTCGTGCGCCCGTTCGGCGCCCTCGTCTTCGGCCGCCTCGGTGACCTCGTCGGCCGCAAGTACACCTTCCTCGTGACGATCCTCATCATGGGCGCCTCGACCTTCCTGGTCGGCCTGCTGCCCTCCTACGCCACGATCGGCTGGATCGCCCCGGTCATCCTCATCATCCTGCGCATGCTCCAGGGCCTGGCGCTGGGCGGCGAGTATGGCGGCGCCGCGGTCTATGTGGCCGAGCACGCCCCCGTCGGCCGCCGCGGCTTCTACACCGCCTGGATCCAGACGACGGCGACCATCGGCCTGCTGCTGTCGCTGCTCGTCATCCTCTCCATCCGCGTCTATCTCGGCGAGGCCGAGTTCGCGGCCTGGGGCTGGCGCGTTCCCTTCCTGCTGTCGATCTTCCTCCTCGCCATCTCGGTGTGGATCCGTCTGCAGATGAACGAGAGCCCGGCCTTCCAGAAGATGAAGGCGGAAGGCACCGGCTCGAAGGCGCCGCTGTCGGAGGCTTTCGGCCAGTGGAAGAACGCCAAGATCGCCCTGCTCGCCCTGTTCGGCCTCACCGCCGGCCAGGCCGTGGTCTGGTACACCGGTCAGTTCTACGCCCTGTTCTTCCTGCAGAGCATCCTCAAGGTGGACCTGTTCACCTCGAACGTGCTGATTGCCTGGTCGCTGATCCTCGGCACCGGCTTCTTCATCGTGTTCGGCTCGCTGTCGGACAGGATCGGCCGCAAGCCGATTATCATGGCCGGCTGCCTCATCGCCGCCGTCACCTTCTTCCCGCTCTTCGCCGCGCTGACCAAGGCCGCCAACCCGGCCCTGCACCGCGCCCACGAGCAGGTGAAGGTGGTGCTGACCGCGGATCCCGCGGGCTGCGGCAACGTCTTCAATCCGGTCGGCACCCGCGTGTTCACGGCGCCCTGCGACGTGGCCCGCGTGGGTCTGGCCAACCAGGCCATCAAGTATGACCTGGTGAACGGCCCCGCCGGCTCGGGCGCTTCGGTCACGGTCAACGGCACGGCGGTTCCGATCGACGCGCAGTACGTGGCCAACCTCACCCGCGCCACCCAGGCCGCCGGCTACCCGGCCCCGAACAATCCCGAGATCATCAAGGTCAACGGCTTCTTCGCGGCGCTCGGCAGCGGAACCGCCCTGTGGATCATCGGCATCCTGACGATCCTCGTCATCTACGTGACGATGGTCTACGGCCCGATCGCCGCGGCCCTGGTCGAGCTCTTCCCGACCCGCATCCGCTACACCGCCATGTCGCTGCCCTACCATATCGGCAACGGCTGGTTCGGCGGCCTGCTGCCGGCGACCTCCTTCGCCATGGTGGCGGCCACCGGCGACATCTACTACGGCCTCTGGTACCCGATCGTGATCGCCCTGATGACCTTCGTCATCGGCGTGCTCTTCGTGCCCGAAACCAAGGACCGCGACATCTTCACCTACGACCACTGA
- the rlmB gene encoding 23S rRNA (guanosine(2251)-2'-O)-methyltransferase RlmB, with product MSTTPPRGPKKPFRPFSKPGKPFKGRGGRVLREAAPEFETGTVLLYGWHTVSEALKNRGRRIRLLLATENAAKRLDEEGIAHEATIVPVREIDKRLAATPDAVHQGLFAEADALDAPDIEDMPAEGVLLLLDQITDPHNVGAIVRSAAAFGVKAIVTTNRHSPEATGVLAKSASGGLEHVPFVTVQNLARAMATLRDQGFQIIGLDSEGEEDLDAVKLRAPVALVLGAEGKGLRQLTRETCDVLARIDMPGAIKSLNVSNAAALSLYAVTTRLGLRR from the coding sequence ATGAGCACGACCCCTCCGCGCGGCCCGAAGAAGCCGTTCCGCCCCTTCTCCAAGCCCGGCAAGCCCTTCAAGGGCCGTGGTGGCCGGGTGCTGCGCGAGGCCGCGCCCGAATTCGAAACCGGCACGGTGCTGCTCTATGGCTGGCACACGGTGTCCGAGGCGCTGAAGAACCGCGGCCGGCGTATCCGCCTCCTGCTCGCCACCGAGAATGCCGCCAAACGCCTCGACGAGGAGGGCATCGCCCACGAGGCGACCATCGTGCCGGTGCGCGAGATCGACAAGCGCCTCGCCGCGACGCCCGACGCCGTCCACCAGGGCCTCTTCGCCGAGGCCGATGCGCTGGACGCGCCGGATATCGAGGACATGCCGGCCGAGGGCGTGCTGCTGCTGCTCGACCAGATCACCGATCCGCACAATGTCGGCGCCATCGTCCGCTCGGCGGCGGCCTTCGGCGTCAAGGCCATTGTCACGACCAACCGCCACTCGCCGGAAGCAACCGGCGTGCTCGCCAAGAGCGCTTCGGGCGGTCTCGAGCATGTGCCCTTCGTGACGGTGCAGAACCTCGCCCGCGCCATGGCCACCCTGCGCGACCAGGGCTTCCAGATCATCGGCCTCGACAGCGAAGGCGAGGAGGACCTCGACGCGGTGAAGCTGCGCGCGCCCGTCGCGCTGGTGCTCGGCGCCGAGGGCAAGGGCCTGCGCCAGCTCACCCGCGAGACCTGCGACGTCCTCGCCCGCATCGACATGCCCGGCGCGATCAAGAGCCTCAACGTCTCCAACGCCGCGGCGCTGTCGCTCTATGCCGTCACGACGCGGCTCGGCCTGCGGCGCTGA
- a CDS encoding CoA-transferase — MVLVLPRERLIVAIAGLLDGVRHVAVGASSPIPAAGAMLLRALAERDGKPRVRISILGSREHNFFTNGSAELFDCAGQGRIDAFFLGGGQIDGEANINLVGTGDYPRNPVRWPGSFGSAYLYFVVPRVILFREEHTPRVFVEKVDFVSAPGTSDGEVYRPGGPHALLTSLALFSFDKAKRRFRLESVHPGHSLAEVKAATGFAFDHDEVVPATPDPDPATLALLRGRVLTELEETYPQFARQMAAELRGTAAA, encoded by the coding sequence ATGGTTCTTGTCCTGCCGCGCGAGCGCCTGATCGTCGCCATTGCCGGCCTGCTCGACGGCGTCCGCCATGTCGCGGTCGGCGCCTCCTCCCCCATTCCGGCCGCCGGCGCCATGCTGCTCAGGGCGCTCGCCGAGCGCGACGGCAAGCCGCGTGTGCGCATCTCCATCCTCGGCTCGCGCGAGCACAACTTCTTCACCAACGGCTCGGCCGAGCTCTTCGACTGCGCCGGCCAGGGGCGCATCGACGCCTTCTTCCTCGGCGGCGGCCAGATCGACGGCGAGGCCAACATCAATCTCGTGGGCACCGGCGACTATCCGCGCAACCCCGTGCGCTGGCCCGGCTCCTTCGGCTCGGCCTATCTCTATTTCGTCGTGCCGCGCGTCATCCTCTTCCGCGAGGAACACACGCCCCGCGTCTTCGTCGAGAAGGTCGATTTCGTCTCGGCGCCCGGCACCAGCGATGGCGAGGTCTACCGTCCCGGCGGGCCGCACGCCCTCCTCACCAGCCTCGCCCTCTTCTCCTTCGACAAGGCGAAGCGCCGGTTCCGGCTGGAGAGCGTCCATCCCGGCCACAGCCTCGCCGAGGTCAAGGCCGCGACCGGCTTCGCCTTCGACCATGATGAGGTGGTGCCGGCGACGCCCGACCCGGATCCCGCCACCCTCGCCCTGCTGCGCGGCCGGGTGCTGACGGAGCTCGAGGAGACCTATCCGCAATTCGCGCGGCAGATGGCGGCGGAGTTGCGCGGGACCGCCGCGGCCTGA
- a CDS encoding CoA transferase subunit A gives MTQPTLDDLAAMVPHGAKLALPVDYAGVSMAMTRPLIARGLRDLHVVCLPTGGMQPDMLIGAGCVATIETSAMTLGEAGGAPCFTRAVREGSVKVMDATCPAVHAGFLAAQKGVPFATLRGMIGTDLLANRPDWKVIQNPFSDEPDPIVAIPAIRPDVAIFHCPMADRDGNVWIGRRRELASLAYAAERTIVTVERIVETSLLADEVTAAGVLPALYVEAVAVAKNGAAPIGLWGEYPADMEAIGRYAREARTPEGFRAFLDGADRLLEAV, from the coding sequence ATGACGCAACCCACGCTCGACGATCTCGCCGCCATGGTCCCTCACGGGGCGAAGTTGGCGCTCCCCGTGGATTATGCCGGCGTCTCCATGGCGATGACCCGGCCGCTCATCGCGCGGGGCCTGCGCGACCTCCACGTCGTCTGCCTGCCGACCGGCGGCATGCAGCCCGACATGCTGATCGGCGCGGGCTGCGTCGCCACCATCGAGACCAGCGCCATGACGCTCGGCGAGGCGGGCGGCGCGCCCTGCTTCACCCGGGCCGTGCGGGAAGGCTCCGTCAAGGTGATGGACGCCACCTGCCCTGCCGTCCATGCGGGCTTCCTGGCGGCGCAAAAGGGCGTGCCTTTCGCCACCCTGCGCGGCATGATCGGCACCGACCTCCTCGCCAACCGGCCGGACTGGAAGGTCATCCAGAACCCCTTCTCCGACGAGCCGGATCCGATCGTCGCCATCCCCGCCATCCGGCCGGACGTGGCGATCTTCCACTGCCCCATGGCCGATCGCGACGGCAATGTCTGGATCGGCCGCCGCCGCGAGCTCGCCAGCCTCGCCTATGCCGCCGAGCGCACCATCGTCACCGTCGAGCGCATCGTCGAGACGAGCCTGCTGGCCGATGAGGTGACCGCGGCGGGCGTCCTCCCCGCCCTCTATGTCGAGGCGGTGGCGGTGGCGAAGAATGGCGCCGCGCCCATTGGCCTGTGGGGCGAATATCCCGCCGACATGGAGGCCATCGGCCGCTATGCCCGCGAGGCGCGCACGCCGGAGGGCTTCCGCGCCTTCCTCGACGGCGCCGACCGCCTGCTGGAGGCGGTGTGA
- a CDS encoding MaoC/PaaZ C-terminal domain-containing protein, which produces MADEMMTVGLGLRFEDTPVGMKFKTIGRTVTEADITMFVGVTGMVEVLFTNMEYLAEESLFAGKRLVPGALVYSFAEGLLMQTVVQGVGLSFLGMELNVEGPTFAGDTLHVECEVLESRPTKKAGRGIVKTRNRVINQRGECVMTYTPTRLVKGRDYSPKG; this is translated from the coding sequence ATGGCGGACGAGATGATGACGGTGGGCCTTGGCCTGCGGTTCGAGGACACGCCGGTCGGGATGAAGTTCAAGACCATCGGCCGCACGGTCACCGAGGCCGACATCACCATGTTCGTCGGCGTCACCGGCATGGTCGAGGTGCTCTTCACCAACATGGAATATCTCGCCGAGGAATCGCTGTTCGCCGGCAAGCGGCTGGTGCCGGGCGCGCTGGTCTATTCCTTCGCGGAAGGGCTCCTCATGCAGACCGTGGTCCAGGGCGTCGGCCTGTCGTTCCTCGGCATGGAGCTGAATGTCGAGGGGCCGACCTTTGCCGGCGACACGCTGCATGTGGAATGCGAGGTGCTGGAATCCCGCCCGACCAAGAAGGCCGGCCGTGGCATCGTGAAGACGCGCAACCGCGTCATCAACCAGCGCGGCGAATGCGTGATGACCTATACGCCGACGCGCCTGGTGAAGGGCCGCGACTACTCGCCGAAGGGCTGA
- a CDS encoding CaiB/BaiF CoA transferase family protein — protein sequence MGPLAGVRILDLTTVMMGPSATQGLAELGADVIKVEAPGGDPVRYIGPARHHGMGALFLNANGSKRSIVLDLKSDGGRAALLRLCEGADVLAYNIRPQAMGRLGLGYDDVRAVRPDILYAGMFGYGQEGPYAARPAYDDLIQGAALLPFLIARAGDGTPRYVPAAIADRVVGLAAVGAISAALYHRQKTGEGQRLDVPMFETMVGLTLADHLGGLTFDPPLGEGGYQRLLSPERRPYRTRDGFICALVYNDKQWKSFYEATGRADEFASDPRLVSIKTRTEHIDALYAEVAATFRERTTAEWMDLLERADIPFVPVHDFGSILEDPQVQAVNLLPVVDHPSEGRIRKIQPATRWSKTQAVPHRPAPRLGEHTRSLLAEAGFSDGEIDRLAAEGAIGLG from the coding sequence GTGGGACCGCTCGCGGGCGTCCGCATCCTCGACCTCACGACGGTGATGATGGGCCCCTCGGCGACGCAGGGGCTCGCCGAACTCGGCGCCGACGTCATCAAGGTCGAGGCGCCGGGGGGCGATCCCGTCCGCTATATCGGCCCGGCGCGCCACCACGGCATGGGGGCGCTGTTCCTCAATGCCAACGGGTCGAAGCGGTCGATCGTGCTGGACCTCAAGAGCGACGGCGGGCGGGCGGCGCTGCTCAGGCTCTGCGAGGGGGCCGATGTCCTCGCCTACAACATCCGCCCGCAGGCCATGGGGCGGCTCGGCCTCGGCTATGACGATGTCCGGGCGGTGCGGCCCGACATCCTCTATGCCGGCATGTTCGGCTATGGCCAGGAGGGGCCCTATGCGGCCCGCCCGGCCTATGACGACCTGATCCAGGGGGCGGCCTTGCTGCCGTTCCTCATCGCGCGCGCGGGCGACGGCACGCCGCGCTATGTCCCCGCGGCCATCGCCGACCGGGTGGTGGGCCTCGCGGCGGTCGGGGCCATTTCCGCCGCGCTCTATCACCGGCAGAAGACCGGCGAGGGGCAGCGGCTGGACGTGCCGATGTTCGAGACCATGGTCGGCCTGACGCTGGCCGACCATCTTGGCGGGCTCACCTTCGACCCGCCATTGGGTGAGGGCGGCTACCAGCGCCTCCTGTCGCCGGAGCGTCGTCCCTATCGCACCCGCGACGGCTTCATCTGCGCGCTCGTCTACAATGACAAGCAGTGGAAGTCTTTCTACGAAGCCACGGGCCGGGCTGATGAATTTGCCTCCGACCCGCGCCTCGTCTCGATCAAGACGCGCACCGAGCATATCGACGCGCTCTATGCCGAGGTCGCCGCCACGTTCCGCGAGCGGACGACGGCCGAATGGATGGACTTGCTGGAGCGGGCCGACATTCCCTTCGTGCCTGTCCACGATTTCGGTTCGATCCTCGAGGACCCGCAGGTCCAGGCGGTGAACCTCCTCCCCGTCGTCGATCATCCGAGCGAAGGACGGATCCGCAAGATCCAGCCGGCGACGCGCTGGTCGAAAACGCAGGCCGTGCCGCACCGGCCGGCGCCTCGCCTCGGCGAGCACACGCGTTCGCTGCTGGCGGAGGCTGGCTTTAGCGACGGCGAGATCGACCGGCTGGCCGCCGAGGGCGCCATCGGCCTCGGCTGA